A window of the Arenibacter algicola genome harbors these coding sequences:
- a CDS encoding amidohydrolase family protein, translating to MTLKNLAPLCILLITFSNEALSQNMSFEEYNPVSTLKVPGKEIHRAKFPFIDVHGHQYQMPTQDLSLLIADMDKLNLAIMVNLSGGSGERIKQSLENIKNHYPNRFAVFANVDFDGVGKPSWSEKAVAQLEADIKNGAKGLKVYKSLGLLDTDASGKRLAVDDDRLSAIWEKCGELGVPVLIHSADPKPFWDEVNSDNERWLELKTHPRRKRSATDPASWEQIIAEQHRMFKKHPKTNFINAHMGWYANDLGTLARLMDEIPNMYVGIGAIIAELGRQPKNAHKFFVKYQDRVLFGKDSWKPEEFPTYFRVLESDDEYFPYHKKYHAFWAMYGMDLPDEVLKKLYYKNALKLIPGLDRSLFPKD from the coding sequence ATGACTTTAAAGAATTTAGCCCCCCTATGTATTTTGCTTATTACCTTTTCCAATGAAGCCTTGTCCCAGAACATGAGTTTCGAGGAATACAATCCTGTTTCCACCCTTAAAGTACCTGGAAAAGAAATACATAGGGCCAAATTCCCATTTATAGATGTTCATGGCCATCAGTATCAAATGCCAACACAGGATCTTTCCCTACTTATTGCTGATATGGATAAACTGAACTTGGCCATCATGGTCAACCTCAGTGGTGGATCGGGAGAAAGAATAAAACAATCCCTGGAAAACATAAAGAACCATTATCCCAACAGATTTGCGGTTTTTGCCAATGTGGATTTTGACGGGGTTGGTAAACCTAGCTGGTCCGAGAAGGCCGTAGCGCAGTTGGAAGCCGATATAAAGAACGGTGCCAAGGGACTTAAGGTATACAAAAGTCTAGGTTTGCTGGATACCGATGCCTCTGGCAAGCGATTGGCCGTAGACGATGATCGTTTAAGTGCCATCTGGGAAAAATGTGGAGAATTGGGCGTGCCTGTCCTAATACACTCAGCAGACCCGAAACCCTTTTGGGATGAGGTAAATTCCGATAACGAGAGATGGTTGGAACTAAAAACACACCCACGTAGAAAGCGCTCGGCAACGGATCCTGCCTCTTGGGAACAGATTATAGCGGAGCAGCACAGGATGTTTAAAAAGCACCCGAAAACCAACTTTATAAATGCACATATGGGATGGTATGCCAATGATCTGGGTACTTTGGCTAGGTTAATGGACGAAATTCCCAATATGTATGTGGGTATTGGGGCCATAATTGCAGAATTGGGCCGACAACCCAAAAATGCACATAAATTTTTTGTGAAATATCAGGACCGAGTCCTATTTGGTAAGGACAGTTGGAAACCGGAAGAATTCCCAACCTATTTTAGAGTATTGGAATCCGATGATGAATATTTTCCGTACCATAAGAAATACCACGCTTTCTGGGCCATGTACGGAATGGACTTACCGGATGAAGTCCTTAAAAAGTTATATTACAAGAATGCGTTAAAACTCATTCCTGGATTGGACAGGAGCTTATTTCCAAAGGATTAG
- a CDS encoding TonB-dependent receptor, translated as MIKNTLALLILLLSGALHAHTISGTITNQDSTPLSGVGVYNKNTGNYTYSNNSGAFSLANVSVNDHIYFYSLGFKNKELLITENQLDTTLEIVLEEAAVSLDQVVLVSNINAMSSFVNVDVKSDPVKSSQEILRKVPGLIIGQHAGGGKAEQIFLRGFDIDHGTDIAINVDGLPVNMVSHAHGQGYADMHFIIPETIDNIDFGKGPYYAEKGNFNTAGYVDLTTKKTLDKNVISMEAGKYNTLRGLGMLKLLESDDDNAYIASEYLISDGVFESPQNFNRINIMGRYNHKDDAGNEVNLTASHFQSKWDASGQIPQRAVDNGSIGRFGAIDDTEGGNTSRTNLLVNHDKQLDQHSRFKSKFFISKYDFELYSNFTFFLEDPVNGDQIKQKENRTLIGGETSYDKTIHLDQNNSQFRFNMGIGFRYDDINEVELSHTLNRKTTLDRLAYGNIDELNAYGFFNINYKINKWNINPGVRLDYLKFDYENLLSTTYDQKSENKLVVSPKLNTIYQASQDLQLYAKTGISFHSNDTRVVTANNGESILPLAFGADVGTIYKPQDRLVLNLALWHLFLEQEFVYVGDAGIVEPSGRTKRFGVDLGARYQLTDWLYAYGDVNYTYARSSEDPSGADYIPLAPDLTSSGGITFKGLKNFSGGMNYRFIKDRPAKEDNSIIAEGYFVTDFNLNYTWKNWSFGLIVENLFDTEWNETQFATNSRLFNEAEAVEEIHFTPGTPFFARGKVSVSF; from the coding sequence ATGATTAAAAATACACTTGCCTTATTGATTTTATTACTTTCCGGAGCCTTACACGCCCATACCATAAGTGGAACAATAACCAACCAGGACAGCACGCCCCTAAGCGGAGTAGGGGTTTACAATAAAAATACAGGTAATTATACTTACAGTAATAATTCGGGAGCCTTTAGCCTAGCAAACGTGAGCGTTAATGATCACATTTATTTTTACAGTCTTGGGTTCAAGAACAAAGAACTGCTGATAACTGAAAATCAATTGGATACAACGCTAGAAATTGTCCTGGAAGAGGCTGCAGTTTCCCTGGACCAGGTGGTACTGGTATCCAATATAAATGCCATGAGCAGTTTTGTAAACGTGGACGTTAAATCCGATCCCGTTAAATCTTCCCAGGAAATCCTTAGAAAAGTACCTGGCCTCATTATAGGGCAGCATGCCGGTGGCGGTAAGGCCGAACAAATATTCCTAAGGGGGTTTGATATAGACCACGGAACGGATATCGCTATAAATGTGGATGGTTTACCCGTAAACATGGTATCCCATGCCCACGGCCAAGGATATGCCGATATGCATTTCATTATTCCGGAAACCATCGATAATATAGATTTTGGCAAAGGACCATACTATGCCGAGAAGGGTAACTTTAATACCGCCGGCTATGTGGACCTGACCACCAAGAAAACATTGGACAAAAACGTAATTAGCATGGAGGCCGGAAAATATAATACCCTAAGAGGCTTGGGGATGCTGAAACTATTGGAAAGCGATGATGACAATGCCTATATAGCCTCAGAATATTTAATTTCCGATGGCGTTTTTGAATCGCCCCAGAATTTCAATAGAATAAACATTATGGGACGGTACAATCATAAGGACGATGCCGGCAACGAAGTGAATTTAACGGCCTCCCACTTTCAGAGCAAATGGGACGCTTCTGGACAAATTCCCCAACGGGCAGTCGATAATGGAAGCATTGGCAGGTTTGGCGCCATTGATGATACCGAGGGGGGCAATACCAGCCGTACCAACCTATTGGTGAACCATGACAAACAATTGGATCAGCATAGTCGATTTAAATCCAAGTTTTTTATTTCAAAATATGATTTTGAACTTTATTCCAATTTTACATTTTTCCTTGAGGATCCCGTGAATGGCGATCAAATAAAGCAAAAGGAAAATAGAACCCTAATTGGAGGAGAAACCAGTTATGATAAAACCATACACTTGGACCAAAATAATTCTCAATTCCGATTCAATATGGGTATAGGCTTTAGATACGACGACATTAACGAGGTAGAGCTTTCCCATACCCTAAACAGGAAGACTACCTTGGACCGACTTGCATATGGCAATATTGATGAATTGAATGCCTATGGATTCTTCAATATAAATTACAAAATCAACAAGTGGAACATTAATCCTGGTGTACGTCTGGATTATTTAAAATTCGATTATGAAAATCTATTGTCGACCACTTATGACCAAAAAAGTGAAAACAAATTGGTGGTCAGTCCCAAGTTAAATACCATTTACCAAGCCTCTCAAGACCTTCAACTGTATGCCAAAACCGGGATTAGCTTTCATTCCAATGATACCAGGGTAGTCACCGCCAATAATGGGGAAAGTATATTGCCATTGGCCTTCGGGGCCGATGTAGGAACCATATACAAACCACAAGACCGATTGGTATTAAATTTGGCCTTGTGGCATCTTTTTTTGGAGCAGGAGTTTGTTTATGTGGGAGATGCGGGAATTGTTGAACCCAGTGGTAGGACCAAACGTTTTGGGGTGGACCTAGGAGCTAGATATCAACTAACGGACTGGTTGTACGCCTATGGCGATGTTAATTACACTTATGCCAGAAGCTCGGAAGACCCCAGTGGGGCGGATTATATTCCCTTAGCGCCCGACCTGACTTCTTCCGGAGGAATTACCTTTAAGGGGCTTAAAAACTTCTCGGGGGGAATGAACTATCGCTTTATCAAGGACAGACCGGCCAAGGAAGACAATTCTATTATTGCCGAGGGGTATTTTGTAACCGATTTCAACCTGAATTATACATGGAAAAATTGGAGTTTTGGCCTCATCGTGGAGAATCTTTTTGATACGGAATGGAACGAGACCCAATTTGCCACCAATAGTAGACTGTTCAACGAAGCGGAAGCGGTTGAAGAAATCCATTTTACCCCTGGAACACCATTTTTTGCCAGAGGTAAGGTGTCCGTTAGTTTTTAA
- the recQ gene encoding DNA helicase RecQ, translated as MPDIQNKLFPYLKKYFGYDRFRKQQEAIITAVLNKEDCVVIMPTGGGKSICFQLPSLLFDGTTLVISPLIALMKDQVDGLIANGIPAAFFNSNQSAEEQRDILDRTHKGELKLLYVAPESLQGLSPILKEEFVSCVAVDEAHCISSWGHDFRPSYQQLGFLKASLPQTPIIALTATADKATRQDIMAQLKIPRAKQFLASFDRKNISLEVRAAHDRVSQILQFIDQRPNESGIIYCLSRKSTETLVEKMRNNGIKAAAYHAGLDFDSRNKVQEDFIFDKTQIVCATIAFGMGIDKSNVRWVIHYNMPKNIEGYYQEIGRSGRDGLAAHALLFHSYADVIQLQRFASGATNEEVQLAKLERMKQFSEASSCRRKILLSYFGEYLQTDCGNCDVCKNPPQFFDGTVIAQKILSTIARLKESEATGTVIDVLRGAQNANILDKNYQEIKTYGIGKDISWNHWQHYTIQLINQGLCEIAFHKNNVLRLTDLAKAVLFNNAKVQLSQPLSKEEQMAVRKESKSKPVNENSLFEKLRQLRFQISLQENIPAYLVFNDATLKEMESKKPVTSEAFKEINGVGQRKLEVYGEMFINEIKAFVEAKPKKKKKKTRKSDTALETYELFKTGVTVKDIAETRGLKPNTILAHLEKLYHDGKDIDIYRLISKEDVAKVAKAKKELQDPEGLKPYFEHFEEKMEYSTIRLALSVIEKEAIL; from the coding sequence ATGCCCGATATCCAGAACAAATTATTTCCCTATTTAAAAAAGTATTTTGGTTATGACCGCTTTAGAAAACAACAAGAGGCCATTATCACTGCGGTTTTAAATAAGGAAGATTGTGTGGTGATCATGCCTACCGGTGGAGGAAAATCCATTTGTTTTCAGTTGCCTTCCCTTTTGTTCGATGGCACTACCCTAGTGATTTCCCCTTTGATTGCCTTGATGAAGGATCAGGTAGATGGACTTATAGCTAACGGTATTCCCGCCGCTTTTTTTAATAGTAATCAGTCTGCGGAGGAACAGCGGGATATACTGGATAGGACCCACAAAGGGGAATTAAAGTTACTCTATGTGGCACCGGAAAGCCTTCAGGGCCTGTCCCCTATTTTAAAAGAGGAGTTTGTTAGTTGTGTTGCGGTGGACGAGGCACATTGTATTTCCTCCTGGGGGCACGATTTTAGGCCCTCTTACCAACAGTTGGGATTTTTAAAGGCATCCCTGCCCCAAACGCCCATTATTGCCTTAACGGCAACCGCGGATAAAGCTACCAGACAGGATATTATGGCGCAGTTGAAGATCCCTAGAGCTAAACAGTTCTTGGCTTCCTTCGATAGAAAAAATATTTCCTTGGAAGTGCGGGCGGCCCATGACCGGGTGTCCCAAATTCTTCAATTTATAGATCAAAGGCCCAATGAATCGGGTATTATTTATTGTTTAAGTCGAAAATCCACCGAAACCTTGGTCGAAAAGATGCGCAATAACGGTATCAAGGCAGCAGCCTACCACGCCGGATTGGATTTTGATAGTCGAAACAAGGTGCAGGAGGATTTTATTTTTGACAAGACCCAGATCGTGTGTGCCACGATTGCCTTTGGGATGGGAATAGATAAATCCAACGTACGCTGGGTAATACATTATAATATGCCCAAAAATATTGAGGGCTATTACCAGGAAATCGGTCGCTCCGGAAGGGACGGACTGGCGGCACATGCCCTTTTGTTCCATAGTTATGCCGATGTAATCCAGTTGCAAAGATTTGCCTCGGGTGCTACCAATGAGGAGGTACAGCTGGCCAAGTTGGAGCGGATGAAGCAGTTTTCGGAAGCATCCAGCTGTAGAAGAAAGATTTTACTGAGTTATTTTGGGGAGTATTTACAGACCGATTGCGGCAATTGCGACGTTTGTAAAAATCCACCCCAGTTTTTTGATGGCACGGTAATAGCGCAAAAGATATTGTCTACCATTGCCAGACTAAAGGAGTCGGAGGCTACGGGAACAGTAATAGACGTGTTGAGGGGCGCCCAAAATGCCAACATTTTGGATAAAAATTATCAGGAAATAAAGACCTATGGCATTGGGAAGGATATTTCATGGAACCATTGGCAGCATTATACCATACAGCTTATAAATCAGGGGCTATGTGAGATTGCCTTCCATAAGAACAACGTTCTGCGTCTGACGGATTTGGCCAAGGCCGTATTGTTCAATAACGCCAAAGTACAATTGAGTCAGCCCTTGTCCAAAGAAGAGCAAATGGCTGTCCGTAAGGAAAGCAAGTCCAAGCCTGTCAATGAAAATTCCCTGTTTGAAAAACTTCGGCAATTGCGGTTTCAAATTTCCTTGCAGGAGAACATTCCGGCCTATTTGGTTTTTAACGATGCCACCCTCAAGGAAATGGAGTCCAAAAAGCCGGTGACCAGTGAAGCGTTCAAAGAGATCAATGGGGTGGGTCAGAGAAAATTGGAGGTGTATGGGGAGATGTTCATCAATGAAATCAAGGCCTTTGTAGAAGCAAAACCCAAGAAGAAGAAAAAGAAGACCAGGAAATCGGATACCGCTTTGGAAACCTATGAGCTGTTTAAGACAGGGGTAACCGTGAAAGACATAGCAGAGACCAGGGGCCTAAAGCCCAATACCATTTTGGCCCATTTGGAAAAATTGTACCATGATGGGAAAGACATTGATATCTACCGACTAATATCTAAAGAAGATGTAGCCAAGGTAGCCAAGGCCAAGAAAGAACTTCAAGACCCGGAAGGCCTAAAACCCTACTTTGAGCATTTTGAAGAAAAAATGGAATATTCTACCATCCGCCTCGCCCTAAGTGTTATTGAAAAGGAGGCGATTTTATAA
- a CDS encoding metallophosphoesterase, with product MNLKHPYCLFVLSLFTLATALKAQETYAPPKLSNPDSWSIILVPDTQTYAKFERNQGTLETMTAWISENIDALNIKMVLCTGDLVEQNELLVPDKINGNMPSRDQWRAASHAFERLDGKVPYILAAGNHDFGYKNVETRKSNYSQYFPVHRNLLNAKALRAAGKNIDGLPSAENATYELISPQQRKFLFLNLEFAPRDTILQWANNEISQEIYKDHTVVMLTHSYLNAQNEHMEKENYPIEDANYGKAIWEKLVAPSKNVQMVFSGHIGSPDNFKAHTAFRVDRNAAGKKVNQITFNAQAIGGGWHGNGGDGWLRIMEFLPDGKTVITTTFSPYFAISPTTQKMAYQRDDYNNFSFQMD from the coding sequence ATGAACCTTAAACACCCCTATTGCCTTTTTGTTCTCTCCCTTTTCACATTGGCCACAGCCTTAAAGGCACAAGAAACCTATGCCCCGCCCAAATTGTCCAATCCCGACTCTTGGTCCATTATTTTGGTTCCCGATACCCAGACCTACGCGAAATTTGAAAGAAACCAGGGTACCCTAGAAACCATGACGGCCTGGATCAGTGAAAATATAGATGCCCTAAATATAAAAATGGTATTGTGTACGGGCGATTTGGTAGAGCAGAACGAGCTTTTGGTCCCGGACAAAATAAATGGAAATATGCCCAGTAGGGACCAGTGGAGGGCCGCTTCCCATGCTTTTGAGCGTCTGGATGGGAAAGTACCCTATATCTTGGCAGCAGGAAACCACGATTTTGGCTATAAAAATGTGGAAACCCGAAAATCCAATTACAGCCAGTATTTTCCCGTGCATAGAAACTTGTTGAATGCAAAGGCCTTACGGGCCGCCGGTAAGAACATAGACGGCCTGCCTTCGGCAGAAAATGCCACCTATGAACTCATATCTCCCCAACAAAGAAAGTTTTTATTCCTGAACCTGGAGTTTGCGCCACGGGACACTATATTGCAATGGGCCAACAATGAGATTTCCCAAGAAATATATAAAGATCATACCGTGGTAATGCTTACCCATTCCTATCTAAATGCCCAAAACGAGCATATGGAAAAAGAAAACTATCCAATAGAGGATGCCAACTATGGCAAAGCCATATGGGAAAAGCTAGTGGCACCTTCCAAAAATGTACAAATGGTATTCTCTGGCCATATTGGCTCCCCTGATAATTTTAAGGCACATACCGCATTTAGGGTTGATAGGAACGCTGCCGGAAAAAAGGTGAATCAGATTACGTTTAATGCCCAGGCTATAGGCGGTGGATGGCATGGTAATGGGGGAGACGGTTGGCTAAGGATTATGGAGTTTCTACCTGATGGAAAGACCGTGATTACCACTACATTTTCACCTTATTTCGCCATATCGCCGACTACACAAAAAATGGCCTATCAGAGGGATGATTATAACAATTTTAGCTTTCAAATGGATTGA
- a CDS encoding CHRD domain-containing protein yields MKKLMYLFIAATTMIVSSCSEDDSTDQPPGVFDGDSKTYQLQSRADASVSGTATVVENEDGTATVNLKLTGTSAGSFPAHIHANSAAETGDILIDLNEVDGASGESTTIISATKAGTAITYEQILELDAYINIHQSANDLGTLIAQGDIGVNEITADSREYELKSAADANISGTATIHKRVSGASLLEISLEGTPADGEHPAHIHMNSAAESGDIAISLSPVVGANGKSFTHIEEDDAGTALNYEALLELDGYINVHQSANELDVLVAQGDIGINVLTGDSKEFALHSVLVPTINGTATVHKRLSGASLLEISLEGTPADGEHPAHIHANTAAEGGDIVISLNTVNGANGKSWTHIEADDDGTSVSYEQLLEFDGYINVHKSIAELNVLVAQGDIGQNELTGNEVSYDLAAVSNAAIFGTATFSERVNKETLVTLELVGTTAGGIHPAHIHTGAVADAPGAVIVTLGNVIGDNGISVTNVTQANSGGALDYDALLAIDGYINVHLSAEDLDTLVARGNVGANLN; encoded by the coding sequence ATGAAAAAATTAATGTATTTATTTATAGCAGCAACAACTATGATTGTCAGCAGTTGTTCCGAAGATGATAGTACTGATCAGCCCCCAGGAGTTTTTGATGGCGACAGCAAAACGTATCAATTGCAATCCCGAGCCGATGCTTCGGTGTCCGGAACCGCCACGGTTGTGGAAAATGAAGACGGGACAGCCACCGTTAATCTAAAATTGACCGGTACCTCTGCTGGAAGTTTTCCGGCCCATATCCATGCCAATTCAGCCGCAGAAACTGGAGATATTCTTATTGACCTTAACGAGGTAGATGGTGCCTCAGGTGAAAGTACTACCATTATTAGTGCAACCAAAGCGGGTACGGCAATTACCTATGAGCAGATATTGGAATTGGATGCCTACATCAATATACATCAGTCTGCCAATGATCTGGGAACCCTTATTGCTCAGGGCGATATAGGTGTTAATGAAATTACGGCCGATTCAAGGGAGTATGAGCTAAAAAGTGCTGCCGATGCCAATATTAGTGGTACGGCCACAATTCATAAGCGTGTTAGTGGGGCTTCCCTCCTAGAGATTAGTTTGGAAGGTACTCCGGCCGATGGGGAACATCCTGCGCATATACATATGAACTCTGCAGCTGAAAGCGGTGATATTGCCATTTCCCTATCACCAGTAGTTGGAGCTAATGGAAAAAGTTTCACCCATATTGAGGAAGATGATGCGGGTACTGCCCTTAACTATGAAGCCTTGTTGGAATTGGATGGATACATCAATGTACACCAATCCGCCAATGAATTGGATGTTCTGGTGGCCCAGGGTGATATAGGTATCAATGTGCTTACTGGAGATTCCAAGGAATTTGCGCTACACAGCGTATTGGTCCCTACCATTAACGGTACCGCAACGGTACACAAACGTCTTAGTGGGGCTTCCCTCCTAGAGATAAGTTTAGAGGGTACTCCGGCCGATGGGGAACATCCAGCACATATTCATGCGAATACCGCTGCAGAAGGTGGCGATATTGTAATTTCACTAAACACAGTAAATGGTGCCAATGGAAAAAGTTGGACACATATAGAGGCAGATGACGACGGTACTTCAGTGAGTTACGAGCAGTTGTTGGAATTTGATGGGTATATCAACGTTCACAAGTCCATCGCCGAACTTAACGTTTTGGTTGCCCAGGGAGATATTGGACAGAATGAACTTACGGGCAATGAGGTTTCCTATGATCTGGCTGCCGTTAGCAATGCGGCCATATTTGGAACAGCTACCTTTTCCGAGCGTGTAAACAAAGAAACTCTAGTGACTTTGGAATTGGTAGGTACCACCGCAGGCGGTATCCACCCCGCCCATATTCATACTGGAGCTGTGGCAGATGCCCCTGGAGCGGTAATCGTAACTTTGGGCAATGTTATTGGAGATAATGGAATAAGCGTAACCAACGTTACCCAGGCAAATTCCGGTGGCGCATTGGATTATGACGCCCTCTTGGCTATTGATGGGTACATAAATGTACATCTGAGCGCCGAAGATTTGGACACTTTAGTGGCCCGAGGAAATGTTGGAGCCAACTTAAACTAA
- a CDS encoding DUF6527 family protein has translation MKKLSYKFVEFMPNLIENNTLYISIEYCTAIHKCMCGCDNEVVTPLSPTDWKIIFDGKSVSLSPSIGNWGFDCKSHYWIRENRVEWAKKWSDEAIEFNRKQDKQLKSEFFNESYNPDDEVEIVNPKTKTFWTFLKSLFNSIM, from the coding sequence ATGAAGAAGTTATCGTATAAGTTTGTAGAGTTTATGCCTAATTTGATTGAAAATAATACGTTGTATATTTCAATTGAATATTGCACAGCCATACATAAATGCATGTGTGGTTGTGATAATGAGGTTGTAACTCCATTATCTCCAACTGATTGGAAGATAATATTTGATGGTAAATCAGTTTCTTTATCACCTTCAATTGGAAATTGGGGTTTTGATTGTAAATCTCATTATTGGATTAGAGAGAATAGGGTAGAATGGGCAAAAAAATGGTCTGATGAAGCAATTGAATTTAATAGAAAACAAGATAAACAATTAAAATCTGAGTTTTTTAATGAAAGTTATAATCCTGATGACGAAGTTGAAATAGTTAATCCAAAAACGAAAACATTCTGGACTTTTTTAAAATCATTGTTTAATAGTATTATGTAA
- a CDS encoding ThiF family adenylyltransferase — translation MVNFEVEYPIENDVNSVFKYYDTNSSRANIEFINEKFINQKVAIIGLGGTGAYILDLIAKTKVNEIHIYDGDIFLNHNAFRSPGAASIEVLEKKPKKVDYYKGVYSKMRNNIFGHSYYLIEDNFKELNSMDYVFISIDNNLIRRSLVSYLNSLEIPFIDVGLGVNSVDDCLIGTVRVTTGTKYKNDHFENRIPASNNPNNEYETNIQIAELNSLNAVLAVLKWKKLSGFYQDLENEHHTTYSINNSHLQNEEVIV, via the coding sequence GTGGTAAACTTTGAAGTGGAATATCCAATTGAAAATGATGTTAATTCTGTATTTAAATATTATGACACGAATTCTAGTAGAGCTAATATTGAATTTATTAATGAAAAATTTATCAATCAAAAAGTAGCAATCATAGGATTAGGTGGTACAGGAGCGTACATTCTAGATTTAATAGCAAAAACTAAAGTAAATGAAATACATATTTATGATGGAGATATCTTTCTAAATCATAATGCTTTTAGATCTCCTGGTGCAGCATCAATTGAAGTTTTAGAAAAAAAACCTAAAAAAGTGGATTATTATAAGGGTGTCTATTCTAAAATGAGAAATAACATATTTGGGCACTCATATTATCTTATTGAAGATAATTTTAAAGAGCTAAATAGTATGGATTACGTTTTTATTTCTATCGATAATAATCTTATTAGAAGATCATTAGTCAGTTATCTGAATTCTTTAGAAATACCATTTATTGATGTTGGATTAGGAGTAAATTCAGTTGATGATTGTTTGATTGGCACTGTAAGGGTAACTACAGGAACTAAATATAAAAACGATCATTTTGAAAATAGAATTCCAGCAAGTAACAATCCAAATAACGAGTATGAAACAAATATTCAAATTGCTGAATTAAATTCGTTAAATGCTGTTTTAGCAGTACTTAAATGGAAAAAATTATCTGGATTTTATCAGGATTTAGAAAATGAACATCACACAACTTATTCTATTAATAATTCACATTTACAGAATGAAGAAGTTATCGTATAA
- the istA gene encoding IS21 family transposase, with product MQKIRQILLFLKRDVSERSIAEQTGVSRPTIHSYRGIFETSGFDYDTLLKLKDPELYELVKTKKKGSDRTPDVRKLYFLEQADYFISELGRVGVTRLLLWQEYLKEYPEGFSYSRFCELLDIQINLKSPSMIFKHNPGELLEIDFAGSKLSYVATSTGEIIACPVLIGVLPFSGFGYAKALPDASLAQVIPALNDILNYFGGVPLNARSDNMKQWVVRSCRYEPTFPQALEQWALHNHIGLLATRVRAPKDKPSVENQVKITYRRVYATIRNETFYSIQELNQGIKKALEAHHDINFQKKSFSRRELFTGQELPALQSLPEHPYQFNHLTRAKVQKNYHVVMGEDWHFYSVPYHHVGKEINIIYDTECVEIYYQLERIAVHQRNYKKHGITTLLEHMPEHHRKMAVQRGWTPDYYLKQAADNGPHTKEFFEKLMKSKISVHQAYGPFLGIMRLIKQYGGLRVEAACKRALTGNRYNYKVVATILENKMDRIEESPPEKSPIPHHENLRGPQAFVNKMKH from the coding sequence ATGCAAAAAATTAGACAAATACTATTATTCCTAAAACGAGATGTATCAGAGCGTAGCATTGCGGAGCAGACTGGTGTCTCCAGGCCTACTATTCATTCCTACCGGGGCATCTTTGAGACCAGTGGATTTGATTATGATACACTTCTTAAACTTAAAGATCCGGAACTTTATGAATTGGTAAAAACCAAAAAGAAAGGATCGGACCGGACCCCGGATGTCCGTAAACTATATTTTTTGGAACAAGCGGATTATTTTATCTCCGAACTAGGGCGCGTCGGGGTAACCAGGCTACTGCTCTGGCAGGAGTATTTAAAAGAATATCCAGAAGGCTTTAGCTACTCTCGTTTTTGTGAATTATTGGATATCCAGATCAATTTGAAGAGCCCGTCCATGATCTTTAAACATAATCCCGGAGAGCTGCTGGAAATTGATTTTGCAGGTTCTAAGTTAAGCTATGTGGCCACTTCTACGGGGGAAATTATAGCCTGCCCGGTACTTATAGGCGTACTTCCTTTTAGTGGTTTTGGTTATGCAAAAGCATTACCTGATGCTTCCCTTGCCCAGGTAATTCCTGCCCTGAATGATATCTTAAATTATTTTGGCGGGGTTCCACTCAATGCCAGATCCGATAATATGAAACAATGGGTGGTCCGTAGCTGCAGGTATGAACCTACTTTTCCCCAGGCATTGGAACAATGGGCCCTGCACAACCATATAGGGTTGTTGGCCACAAGGGTAAGGGCTCCAAAAGATAAGCCATCTGTAGAAAACCAGGTGAAGATCACCTATCGCCGGGTGTATGCCACTATCCGTAACGAAACGTTCTACAGCATCCAAGAGCTGAACCAAGGGATAAAAAAGGCTTTGGAAGCCCATCATGACATTAACTTCCAGAAGAAGTCTTTTAGCCGAAGGGAGCTCTTTACCGGCCAGGAGCTACCGGCACTGCAGAGCCTTCCCGAGCATCCATACCAGTTCAATCATCTCACCAGGGCCAAGGTACAAAAGAACTATCATGTGGTAATGGGAGAAGACTGGCATTTTTATAGTGTTCCTTACCACCACGTTGGTAAGGAGATAAATATTATTTACGATACAGAATGTGTGGAAATCTATTATCAACTGGAGCGCATTGCCGTGCACCAGCGTAACTATAAAAAACATGGGATAACCACCCTTTTAGAACATATGCCCGAACATCATCGCAAGATGGCCGTGCAACGTGGATGGACTCCGGATTATTATTTAAAACAAGCTGCGGACAATGGTCCCCATACCAAAGAATTCTTTGAGAAGCTTATGAAAAGTAAGATTTCCGTGCATCAGGCCTATGGCCCCTTTCTGGGAATTATGCGACTGATCAAACAATATGGGGGTCTCCGTGTGGAGGCAGCCTGTAAGCGGGCCCTGACCGGAAACCGGTACAACTACAAAGTGGTAGCCACTATCCTAGAAAACAAGATGGACCGGATAGAAGAGAGCCCGCCAGAAAAATCACCCATACCCCATCACGAAAATCTCCGGGGACCACAAGCTTTTGTAAACAAAATGAAACATTAA